The genomic region GCGAGGACCTGATCGAGCGCACGGTGGAGTCCCTGAAGGGCGCCAAGCGCGCGACCGTCCACCTCTACAACGCCACCGCCCCCGTCTTCCGCCGGGTCGTCTTCCGGGGCTCCAAGGACGACATCAAGCAGATCGCCGTCGACGGCACGCGGCTGGTCATGGAGTACGCGGAGAAGCTGCTGGGCCCGGAGACGGAGTTCGGCTACCAGTACTCGCCGGAGATCTTCACCGACACCGAGCTGGACTTCGCGCTGGAGGTCTGCGAGGCGGTCATGGACGTCTGGCAGCCCGGCCCGGGCCGCGAGATCATCCTCAACCTGCCCGCCACGGTGGAGCGTTCGACCCCGTCGACCCACGCGGACCGCTTCGAGTGGATGGGCCGCAACCTCTCCCGCCGCGAGCACGTCTGCCTGTCCGTCCACCCCCACAACGACCGCGGCACGGCCGTCGCCGCAGCCGAGCTGGCCCTGATGGCCGGTGCCGACCGCGTCGAGGGCTGCCTGTTCGGCCAGGGCGAGCGCACCGGCAACGTCGACCTGGTCACCCTGGGCATGAACCTCTTCTCGCAGGGCGTCGACCCGCAGATCGACTTCTCCGACATCGACGAGATCCGTCGCACGTGGGAGTACTGCAACCAGATGGAGGTCCACCCGCGCCACCCGTACGTGGGCGACCTGGTCTACACGTCCTTCTCCGGCTCCCACCAGGACGCCATCAAGAAGGGCTTCGACGCCATGGAGGCCGACGCGAAGGCCAAGGGCGTCACCGTCGACGACATCGAGTGGGCCGTCCCGTACCTGCCGATCGACCCCAAGGACGTCGGCCGCTCCTACGAGGCGGTCATCCGGGTCAACTCGCAGTCCGGCAAGGGCGGCATCGCGTACGTCCTGAAGAACGACCACAAGCTGGAACTGCCCCGCCGGATGCAGATCGAGTTCTCGAAGATCATCCAGGCGAAGACGGACGCCGAGGGCGGCGAGGTCACGCCGAAGGACATCTGGGCCGTCTTCCAGGACGAGTACCTGCCCAACCCCGAGAACCCGTGGGGCCGGATCCAGGTCAAGAACAACCAGTCGACGACCGACACCGACGGCGTGGACACGCTGACGGTGGAGGCCACGGTCGACGGCCAGGACACCGTCCTGTCCGGTTCCGGCAACGGCCCGATCTCGGCCTTCTTCGACGCGCTCCAGTCCGTCGGCATCGACGTACGCCTGCTGGACTACCAGGAGCACACGATGAGCGAGGGCGCCTCCGCGCAGGCCGCCTCCTACATCGAGTGCGCGATCGACGACAAGGTCCTGTGGGGGATCGGAATCGACGCGAACACCACGCGGGCCTCGCTGAAGGCGGTCGTCTCGGCCGTCAACCGGGCGACGCGCTGACCTGTCCCGACGAGGGTTCAGGGGCTCCGTCCGCCGTTGTCCGGCGGGCGGAGCCCCGTCGCATACCGGCCAATCCCTGTGAGGGTCACGGAAAGGTCTCCTCCGGGGTACTGACTCCTCCTCACGGATGTGGCTAACATCACGCAAGCGCGGCGACGCTGCCGTGCGGCGTGACGGAGGTGCGACGTGCTGCCAGGACGGGGACGAAACGGCCATGCCGCCAGGTTTTCGAGCATCCTGGGCACCCGTACCGCGTGGACGCCCGCCGGTGACGGGGAGTTCTTCTGCCCCGGCTGCGGCGGCGACCGCAACTACCAGCGGCTGACCGGACAACGCCGCTTCACCCTGCTCGGCCTGCCCGTGCTGCCGCGCGGTGAGACCGGCCCGGTCGTGGAGTGCGCCGCCTGCCGCCGCCACTTCGGCACGGACGTCCTCGACCATCCGACCACCACCCGCTTCTCCGCGATGCTCCGCGACGCCGTGCACACCGTCGCCCTCGCCGTGCTGGCCGCGGGCGGCGCCGGTTCCCGTCCGGCGCTGGAGGCCGCGGTGCTCGCCGTGCGCGCGGCCGGCTTCGACGACTGCACGGAGGAACAGCTGGCCGCCCTCGTGGAGGCGCTGGAGGCGGACACCGGCCGGATCACCGGGGAGCCCTGCGGTGCGGGGCTGGCCATAGAGCTGCACGAGGCGCTGGACCCGCTCGCCCCGCACCTCGCCACGGTCGGCCGCGAATCGATCCTGCTCCAGGGGGCCCGTATCGCCCTGGCGGACGGGCCGTACACGCCCGCCGAGCGGGACGTGCTCGCGACGGTGGGGGCGGCGCTCACCATCTGCTCGGACGACGTGACACGGGTGCTGGCGGAGGCGGCACGGACGCCGTCGTAGGGCAGCGCCCCTGCCGGGCACTCCCCGGCGTCGCTCCCCGGGCGTTACTCCCCGGGGAGTAATCCGCCGCCCGTACCGCCCTCCGCAGTAACCCCCGACTCGGCCTCGGGTCCGACGCATCGGCCCCCGCGCGCCGGGAGTCTGGAGACCGTTCCAGACACCCGGACCGGAGGGAGCCCGAACAGTGGGGGACACAAGGAAAACCGCACGGCGGCGAACCGTGCCCTGGGTGGTGGTCGGGCTGTGGCTCGCCGCCCTCGTGCTGGTCGGGCCGCTCGCCGGGAAGTTCGCCGGCATCCAGCAGAACCGCGCCGTCGACTACCTGCCCGACAGCGCCGACTCCACGCAGGTCGCGCGGATCCAGGACCGGCTGCCGGGAGGCGAGTCCACCGACCTGGTGCTCGTGTACCACCGGGACGGCGGTCTGACCGACGCCGACCGGCGCACGGCCGCCGAGCAGGTCGCCGAGGTGCGCGGCGCCTACGACCTGACCGGCGAGCCGCACGGCGTGCCGTCCGAGGACGGCACCACCCTGATGTACCCGGTGTCCAGCACCCAGCCCGGCCAGGACGAGGAGGCCCGGAACGCCTTCGTGGACGGCGTGCGGGAGATCGCCGAGGGCAGCGGCGGGCTGAGCGTCGAGGTCGGCGGGCCCGGGGCGTTGAACACCGACATGAGCAAGGTGTTCGAGACGATCGACGGCACCCTGCTCTTGGCCACGCTCGCCGTAGTCACCGTCCTGCTGATCCTGATCTACCGCAGCCCGTTCCTGTGGCTGGTGCCGCTCGCCGTCGCGGGCGTCGCCGCCGCCGTGTCGATGGCCGCCGGGTACGGGCTCCACGAACTGTTCGACGTCACCGTCACCGGCCAGAGCGGCGGCGTGATGACCGTGCTCGTCCTCGGCGCCGGCACCGACTACGCGCTGCTGCTCATCTCCCGCTACCGCGAGGAACTGCGGCGCCACGAGCGGCCGTACGACGCCATGAGCGCCGCCCTGCGCGGCTGCGGACCGGCGATCCTCGCCTCCTCCGGGACCGTCGGGGCCGGGCTGCTGTGCCTGCTCGCCGCCGACCTCAACAGCAGCAGCGGCATGGGACCGGTCGGCATGGTCGGGGTGCTCGCCGCGCTGGTCGCCATGACGACCCTGCTGCCCGCCGTGCTGGTGCTGCTCGGGCGGCGGGTCTTCTGGCCGCTGATCCCCGCGTTCGGCAGCGAGCCTAGGGCGCGCCGGTCGCTGTTCGCCGCGATGGGGACCTCGGCGACGCGCAGGCCCGTCACCGTGCTCGTCGGTGGGGCCGCGCTGCTCGGTGCGCTGGCGCTCGGCACGCTGAATCTGTCCGGGAGCATCAAGCAGGAGGACTCCTTCACGGAGCGGCCCGAGTCGATCGCCGCGATGCGGACGCTGGCGCGGGAGTATCCGGAGCGCAGCAGCCGGCCGGTGACGGTCATCGCCCCCGACGAGCGGGCCGGCACGGCTGTGGAGCGGGCCCGTGCGACCGACGGTGTCGCCGAGGTGGTTGCCGGGCGCAGTGGCTCGGGGTGGACCGAGATCGCGGTCTTCACGACCGCCTCGCCCGAGACTCCGGCCGAGACCCGGACCATCGAGGCCCTGCGGGCCCGGCTCGACCCCGCGGGCGCCTATGTCGGTGGTCCCAGCGCGCAGCAGATCGACCTGGCCGACAGCGAGTCCCGGGACCGGAAGGTGATCGTGCCGCTGGTGCTGGGGGCCGTGTTCGTCATCCTCGTCGGGCTGTTGCGCAGTCTCGTCGCGCCGTTGCTGCTGTTGGCGGCGGTGGTGGCCGTGTGGGGTGCGGCGCTCGGCATCGGGGGGCTGGTGTTCGAGCCGGTGTTCGGCTTCGGCGGTACGGATCCCGGGCTGGGGCTGCTGTCGTTCGTGTTCCTGGTCGCGCTCGGTGTGGATTACGGGATCTTCCTGATGCACCGGATGCGGGAGGAGTCCGTGAAGGGCGTCGAGCCGGAGGCGGCCGCGCTCACCGCGTTGCGTACGACCGGTGGGGTCATCGCCTCCGCGGGTGTGGTGCTCGCGGCGACCTTCGCCGTGCTGACGACGTTGCCGATGGTCGGGCTCGTCGAGCTCGGATTCGTCATCGCGGTGGGGGTGCTGCTCGATACGTTCCTGGTGCGGACGTATCTGGTGACGACGGCGAGTGTGCTGTTGCGGCGGCGGGTTTGGTGGCCGGGACGGCTGTCGCGCGCACCGGAACCGCCCGCTGTTGCCGAGCGGGGGCGGGTTCGCAGCCCGGCGTAGCGGGGTGCCTCCCCCGAGCTCTCGGCTTCGCTCGAGCAGGGGGTACCCCCATCGCCCACCCGTGCCGCCCCAGCGGCACGACTGCCAGCAGCCGAGTGGGTCCCCTCCCGGAGGGGGCCCCTCCTGGCCGAGGATGATGTCCGTGCAGGTACCCACGACAGGCAACCGCATCATGGCGGTGATCAACCGTGATCCGCTGACCGCTCCGCACGCCCTGCGCAACGACGCGCTGCTCGCCGTCGTCGCCGCCGCACTCGCGGTCGCTCTCGCGCTGTTCGTCGACGACGGGCGCCGGCCCGACGCGCTCGGCTGGGCGCTGTTGCTCGCCTGCCACGTGCCGCTGGCGTGGCGCCGCCGCCGTCCGCTGCTCGTGCTGCTCGCGATCGTGGTCTGCGTCGCCCCGTATCACGCCCTCGACAACACCCACACGGCGCCGACCCCGGCCGCCTACATCGCGCTCTACACCGTCGCCGTCACCGGTCGCCCGCTGCGTACCGTCCTGGTCGGCGTCGGTGTCATCACCCTCTCGACGGGTGTGATGCTCACCGTCAGCGCGCACGAGGCGCTGAGGGTGCTCCAGATCTCCGGCTGGGTCGTCGCCGTGCTGTTCTGCGGTGCCGACGTGCGCTTCTACCGCCAGTACGTCGCCTCCATCGTGGAGCGCGCCGAACGTGCCGAACGCACCCGGGAGGAGGAGGCCCGGCGTCGGGTCGCCGAGGAGCGGCTGCGGATCGCCCGGGACCTGCACGACCTGCTCGCGCACAGCATCACCCTCATCGGCGTGCAGACCTCGGTCGCCGCCCACGTGCTGTCCGCCGACCCCGAGCGGCTCGACCGGGAGACCGTGGCCAAGGCCCTCGACGACATCGCCGAGACCTGTCGCAGCGCCCGGGGCGAACTCCGTACGACCCTGGAGGTCTTGCGCGAGCACGGCACCCCGGACGTCCGCGGCCCGCTGCCCGGCCTAGGCGGTCTGCCGGATCTGGCGGAGGCCGCGCGGCTCGCCGGTGCCCGGGTCGAGCAGACCGTGCGGATACGGCAGGCGCCGCCCGCCGTCGGTGCCGCCGCCTACCGCATCGTGCAGGAGGCGCTGACCAACGCCGTACGGCACGCGGGGCCCGAACCGGCCGTCCGGGTCGACCTGGTGGAACGGGAGGGCGCCCTGCACCTGTCGGTCAGCGACGACGGCACGGGACCGGCCCCGGGCGGCACCCCGGGCTTCGGAATCGTCGGAATGCGCGAGCGGGCGCGCACGGTGGGTGGCACACTCGACGCCGGTCCACGTGCGGACGGCGGCTTCGAGGTGACCGCCGTACTGCCGCTGACGATGACGGGGGCCACGGGGGAGGGGACCGGATGACCATACGAGTGCTGCTCGCGGACGACCAGACCCTGGTACGGGAGGCGTTCGCGCTGCTCGTGGAGTCGGCCCGGGACATGGAGGTCGTCGGCCAGGCCGCCTCCGGCCGGCAGGCCGTGCGACTGGCCCGCAGCGAGCGCGCCGACCTCGTCGTGATGGACATCCGCATGCCCGACCTGGACGGCATCGAGGCGACCCGGCTCATCGCGGCCGACGAGGACCTCGCGGGCGTCCGCGTCCTGGTCCTCACCACGTACGACACCGACGAGAACATCGTGGAAGCCCTGCGGGCCGGCGCCTCCGGGTTCCTGGTGAAGGACACCAGGCCGGCCGAACTCCTCGACGCCATCCGTACGGTCGCGGCCGGGGAGTCCCTGCTGTCGCCCGGGCCCACGGCACGGCTGATCGAGCGGTTCCTGCGCAGCCCCTCGGCACCTCGGACCGGCGGGCCGGAGTGCCTGTCCGACCGCGAGCGGGAGGTGCTGTCGCTGGTCGCGCGCGGCCTCAACAACACCGAGATAGCCGAGGCGTTGGGGTTGAGCCCCCTGACCGCGAAGACGCACGTCAGCCGCATCATGGGCAAGCTGGCGGCCCGGGACCGGGCGCAGTTGGTCATCGTCGCGTACGAGTCGGGGCTGGTGACCCCGGGGAGCGTCTGACGGACGGGCACCGTCCGGCCGCGGAGTTCTAGAGCAGCCCTGCCGCCGTCAGGTAGGTGCCGACCCGCTCCACCTCGTCCTGCGACAACGGCACCTGCGGCTCCGCCGTGACCGGGCAGTCGATCACGCCCCGCAGGTGCAGCGCGGCCTTGAAGGCGCCGATCGCCGAGGATCCGGGGCCCATGCGGGCCGGGTCGCCGACGGTGACCAGGCCGAACAGGGCGCACAGCCGCTCCTGTTCGGCACGGGCCTGCGCCCACTCCCCGGCGCGGCACAGGCGGTCCAGGCGGGCGTAGCCGTGCGGGTCGACGTTGCCGAGTCCGGGCACGGTGCCGTCCGCGCCGACCGCGAGCGCCGCGTCGACGATCAGCTCGGAGCCGGTCAGCACGCTGAAGCCGGTGATGCCCTGGTGGGACCGGGCGCCGGTCACGACCTGGCGGAAGGCGGCCAGGTCGCCGCTGGAGTCCTTGAGCGCCGCCAGGACACCGTCGGCGGCCAGCTCCAGGACCACGTCCGCGGGCAGCTTCGTGTGGACGGCGACGGGGATGTCGTAGGCGACCACCGGGACCGGGCTCGCGGCGGCGACCGCGCGGTAGTGGCGGGCGATCTCCGCCGGGTGGGTGCGGGCGTAGAACGGGGCGGTGACGACGACCGCGTCCGCGCCCGCCGCCGTCACCGCCGCGACATGGTCCAGGACCCGGGCCGTCGTCATGTCGATCGCCCCGGCCAGCACCGGGAGCTGTCCGCCCACGTGCGCCGCGACCGACTCGACCACCCGCCTGCGCTGCGCGTCCGTCAGATACGCCGCCTCCGAGGTCGAGCCGAGCACGAACAGGCCGTGCACTCCGCCGGACACCAGATGGTCGACCAGCCGGAGCAGCGAGGGGACGTCCACCTCGCGGTCCGGTGTCAGGGGTGTGCATACGGGCGGGATGACACCGGTCAGCGGGGTGATCGTCATGGGGCCTCCATCGCGTCGCTGCGGCGGACGAGGTCGCGGGTCGACTCGTCCTCCCGGACAGGATGGTGGCAGCGGAAGCGGTGCGCGGGCGCCGACGCGACCGAGAAGCCCGGCATCTCCTGTGCGCACGTCCCGTCCGCCTTCCAGCAGCGGGTGCGGAACGGGCAGCCGCTCGGCGGGCGCGTCGCCGACGGGACCGGGCCGGCCAGCGGGATCGGGTCGATCGGGTCGAGCAGGCCGGGCGTGGCGGAGAACAGGGCGCGGGTGTACGGGTGCCGGGCCCGGTCGGTGACCAGGGCGGCCGGGGACTCCTCGACGATCCGGCCCAGGTACATGGTGATCACGCGGTCGCTCATCCGCCGGACCGTCTGGATGTCGTGCGAGACGAACACCAGGGCCAGGCCCAGGCGTTCCTTCAGGTCCAGCAGCAGATTGAGGATCTGGGCGCGGACCGACACGTCCAGGGCGCTCGTCGGCTCGTCCGCCACGACCAGGTCCGGGTCCAGTGCCAGCGCCCGGGCGATCGCGACGCGCTGCCGCTGCCCGCCCGACAACTGGCCCGGCAGGGCGTCGGCGAGGGCCCGGGGGAGGCCGACCAGGGACATCAACTCCCGGACCCTCGCGTCGCGTTCGCTCTTCGTGCCCCGGTCGTGCACGTCCAGCGGGTCCCGCAGGATCTGCCGTACGGTCAGGCGGCGGTTCAGGGCCGTCGACGGGTCCTGGAAGATCATGCCGGTGCTGCTGCCGACGGCGCGGCGGCGTTCGGCGGGCGGCATCGTCCACAGGTCGCGGCCCCGGAACGACACCGTCCCGCGGGTCGGCCGTTCCACGCCCACCAGCACCTTCGCCAGCGTCGACTTCCCGCAGCCCGACTCGCCCACCACACCGACGGTCTCGCCGGGCGCGATCGCCAGGTCGGCGCCGGTCAGGGCGTACACTCGGTCGCGGGTGAACAGGCCGCCGCTGCGGGCCTTGTGCACGACGTGCGCGTCGGAGAGCTCCACCAGAGCGGGCCGCGCGGTCATGACACCGCCTCGGTCCCGGTGGTCGCCGGCTCTATGGCCGGGTGGTGGCAGGCCGCCGTGTGGGCCGCGGTGCCGGCCAGGACCGGTGCCGTCGTACGGCAGATCTCGCTCGCGCGCGGGCACCGGTCGGCGAACCGGCACCCGGCCGGGAAGTCGGCCGGAGACGGCACGACCCCCTTGATCTGCGTCATCCGCTCCTGCGCCGTCTCCAGCGACAGCACGCTGCCGAGCAGGCCGCGCGTGTAGTGGTGGGCCGGCGCCTCCACCAGGTCGGCGGTCACGCCCGTCTCCACGATCTGCCCGCCGTACATCACCACCACCCGGTCGGTGACGTCCGCGACCAGCGCCAGGTCGTGCGAGACCAGGATCAGCGCGAAGCCCAGCTCCTCGCGCAGCCGCAGCAGCAGCTCTATGACCTGGGCCTGCACGGTCACGTCGAGGGCCGTCGTCGGCTCGTCGGCGACGATCAGCTTCGGGTCGCGGGACAGGGCCATGGCGATCAGGACGCGCTGGCGCTGCCCGCCGGACAGTTCGTGCGGGTAGCTGCGCAGGGTCCGCTCGGGGTCGAGGCCGACCATCGTCAGCAGCTCGGCGGGACTGCGCCGCCCGCCCCGCCGGACGACCTGCTTCAGCTGCGCGCGGATCGTCATGGCCGGGTTCAGCGACGACAGCGCGTCCTGGTAGACCATCGCCATCTCGTGGCCCAGGAGCCTGCGGCGTACGCGCATCGGCTCGGCGAGCAGGTCCCGCCCGCCGAACCGGACCCGGCCGCCGACGCGCGCCCCCTTCGGCTGGAGGCCCATGATCGCCAGCGCGGTCAGCGACTTGCCGCAGCCCGACTCGCCGACCAGGCCCAGGACCTCACCGGGATGCACCTCGAAGCTGATGCCGTCCACGATGTCCACGCCGCCGTGCCGCTGGTCGAAGCCGATGGCGAGGTTCTCCACCGCGAGCACCGGCTGCCCGTCCCGGGGCAGCCGACGGGCCCGGGCCCGCAGCCGCCGGGCCGCTTCCGTCAGGCCGGGCAGTTGCAGGACCTCGCCGCTGCCGGGCTCCGGCGCCTCCACCGGGTCGTCGCCGGGTGCGTCGACCTCCCGCGCCGAGGGGGCCGCCCACGCGTCGGACACGCCCTCGGACAGGATGTTCAGCGACAGCACCGTGACCAGCATCAGCAGCCCGGGGAACACCGTCGCCCACCAGCCGCCGGTCAGCACCATGTTCTTGCCGTCCGCGATGACACTGCCCCAGGACGGGTCCGGCGGCCGAACGCCCGCTCCGATGAAGGACAGCGACGCCTCGAAGACGATCGCCTCGGCGACCTGCACCGTGCAGAACACCAGCACGGGCGCGGCGCAGTTGATCGCCACGTGCTTCAGCACGATGTGCGGTGTCCGGGCGCCGATCACGCGTTCCGCCGTGACGTAGTCCTCGCCGTACTGGTCGAGGACGTTCGCCCGGACGACGCGGGCCACCGGCGGCGTGAACAGGAAGGCGATCGCGCAGATCAGCACCGTGATGCCACCGCCGAACACCGCGACCAGCACGGCGGCGAGCGCGATGCCCGGGAATGCCATGACGACGTCCAGGCAGCGCATCAGCGTCTCGTCGACCGCCTTGCGCGAGGTGGCCGCGACCGCCCCGAGCAGCGCTCCGGCCACCAGGGCCAGGCCGGTGGCGCCGAGCCCGATCGCGAGCGACCAGCGCGCCCCGTACATCAGCCGGCTGAGGATGTCCCGGCCGAGGCTGTCCTGGCCCATCCAGTGCCCGGCGGAGGGATGCCCGGTGCCGTCGACGGGCGGCTGCTGGTCGAGCGGGTCGTGCGGGGCGAGCAGCGGGGCGAGCAGCGCCAGCAGGACGACGACCGCCAGGAAGCAGACGGCGGCCTTCGACAGCAACGGCAGCCGACGCCACCCGCGCAGCCGCACGCCGGGCCGGGAGAGCGCCTCGGTGAGGCTCTTGCGGGTCAGCAGGGGGGTCATCATGCGGTCGCATCCCTCAGTCGCGGGTTGACCAGCAGGTAGAGGACGTCGATGACGAGGTTCACGACGACGAACCCGGCCGCCGTGGTCAGGACGACGCCCTGAACGACGGCCGGATCGCCGTTCTTCACGGCGTCGATCATCAGCTTGCCCATGCCGGGCAGCGAGAAGATCGTCTCGATGACGACCGCGCCGCCCAGCAGGTAGCCGACGCGCAGTCCGAGCACCGTGAGGGGGTTGATGAGCGCGTTCCGCAGCACGTTCCGCCCGACCACCACGCGCGGTGGCAGCCCGCTGCCGATCGCCGTCCGTACGTAGTCCTTGTCCAGCTCCTCCACCACGGCCGTCCGCACGATCCGGGTCAGTTGCGCCGCCACCGGGAGGGAGAGGGCGAGGGCGGGGAGCGTCATGGTCTTCAGCCAGCCGGTGAAGGAGTCGGCCGGGTTGACGTAGCCGCCGGTCGGGAACCAGCCCAGGTCGACCGCCAGGT from Streptomyces chartreusis NRRL 3882 harbors:
- the leuA gene encoding 2-isopropylmalate synthase, whose amino-acid sequence is MANRQQPSSMPIHKYGRYEQVDIPDRTWPNNRITAAPRWLSTDLRDGNQALIDPMSPARKRAMFDLLVKMGYKEIEVGFPASGQTDFDFVRSIIEEPGAIPDDVTISVLTQAREDLIERTVESLKGAKRATVHLYNATAPVFRRVVFRGSKDDIKQIAVDGTRLVMEYAEKLLGPETEFGYQYSPEIFTDTELDFALEVCEAVMDVWQPGPGREIILNLPATVERSTPSTHADRFEWMGRNLSRREHVCLSVHPHNDRGTAVAAAELALMAGADRVEGCLFGQGERTGNVDLVTLGMNLFSQGVDPQIDFSDIDEIRRTWEYCNQMEVHPRHPYVGDLVYTSFSGSHQDAIKKGFDAMEADAKAKGVTVDDIEWAVPYLPIDPKDVGRSYEAVIRVNSQSGKGGIAYVLKNDHKLELPRRMQIEFSKIIQAKTDAEGGEVTPKDIWAVFQDEYLPNPENPWGRIQVKNNQSTTDTDGVDTLTVEATVDGQDTVLSGSGNGPISAFFDALQSVGIDVRLLDYQEHTMSEGASAQAASYIECAIDDKVLWGIGIDANTTRASLKAVVSAVNRATR
- a CDS encoding TerB family tellurite resistance protein, which codes for MLPGRGRNGHAARFSSILGTRTAWTPAGDGEFFCPGCGGDRNYQRLTGQRRFTLLGLPVLPRGETGPVVECAACRRHFGTDVLDHPTTTRFSAMLRDAVHTVALAVLAAGGAGSRPALEAAVLAVRAAGFDDCTEEQLAALVEALEADTGRITGEPCGAGLAIELHEALDPLAPHLATVGRESILLQGARIALADGPYTPAERDVLATVGAALTICSDDVTRVLAEAARTPS
- a CDS encoding dipeptide/oligopeptide/nickel ABC transporter permease/ATP-binding protein, producing the protein MMTPLLTRKSLTEALSRPGVRLRGWRRLPLLSKAAVCFLAVVVLLALLAPLLAPHDPLDQQPPVDGTGHPSAGHWMGQDSLGRDILSRLMYGARWSLAIGLGATGLALVAGALLGAVAATSRKAVDETLMRCLDVVMAFPGIALAAVLVAVFGGGITVLICAIAFLFTPPVARVVRANVLDQYGEDYVTAERVIGARTPHIVLKHVAINCAAPVLVFCTVQVAEAIVFEASLSFIGAGVRPPDPSWGSVIADGKNMVLTGGWWATVFPGLLMLVTVLSLNILSEGVSDAWAAPSAREVDAPGDDPVEAPEPGSGEVLQLPGLTEAARRLRARARRLPRDGQPVLAVENLAIGFDQRHGGVDIVDGISFEVHPGEVLGLVGESGCGKSLTALAIMGLQPKGARVGGRVRFGGRDLLAEPMRVRRRLLGHEMAMVYQDALSSLNPAMTIRAQLKQVVRRGGRRSPAELLTMVGLDPERTLRSYPHELSGGQRQRVLIAMALSRDPKLIVADEPTTALDVTVQAQVIELLLRLREELGFALILVSHDLALVADVTDRVVVMYGGQIVETGVTADLVEAPAHHYTRGLLGSVLSLETAQERMTQIKGVVPSPADFPAGCRFADRCPRASEICRTTAPVLAGTAAHTAACHHPAIEPATTGTEAVS
- a CDS encoding sensor histidine kinase; the protein is MMSVQVPTTGNRIMAVINRDPLTAPHALRNDALLAVVAAALAVALALFVDDGRRPDALGWALLLACHVPLAWRRRRPLLVLLAIVVCVAPYHALDNTHTAPTPAAYIALYTVAVTGRPLRTVLVGVGVITLSTGVMLTVSAHEALRVLQISGWVVAVLFCGADVRFYRQYVASIVERAERAERTREEEARRRVAEERLRIARDLHDLLAHSITLIGVQTSVAAHVLSADPERLDRETVAKALDDIAETCRSARGELRTTLEVLREHGTPDVRGPLPGLGGLPDLAEAARLAGARVEQTVRIRQAPPAVGAAAYRIVQEALTNAVRHAGPEPAVRVDLVEREGALHLSVSDDGTGPAPGGTPGFGIVGMRERARTVGGTLDAGPRADGGFEVTAVLPLTMTGATGEGTG
- a CDS encoding MMPL family transporter, which produces MPWVVVGLWLAALVLVGPLAGKFAGIQQNRAVDYLPDSADSTQVARIQDRLPGGESTDLVLVYHRDGGLTDADRRTAAEQVAEVRGAYDLTGEPHGVPSEDGTTLMYPVSSTQPGQDEEARNAFVDGVREIAEGSGGLSVEVGGPGALNTDMSKVFETIDGTLLLATLAVVTVLLILIYRSPFLWLVPLAVAGVAAAVSMAAGYGLHELFDVTVTGQSGGVMTVLVLGAGTDYALLLISRYREELRRHERPYDAMSAALRGCGPAILASSGTVGAGLLCLLAADLNSSSGMGPVGMVGVLAALVAMTTLLPAVLVLLGRRVFWPLIPAFGSEPRARRSLFAAMGTSATRRPVTVLVGGAALLGALALGTLNLSGSIKQEDSFTERPESIAAMRTLAREYPERSSRPVTVIAPDERAGTAVERARATDGVAEVVAGRSGSGWTEIAVFTTASPETPAETRTIEALRARLDPAGAYVGGPSAQQIDLADSESRDRKVIVPLVLGAVFVILVGLLRSLVAPLLLLAAVVAVWGAALGIGGLVFEPVFGFGGTDPGLGLLSFVFLVALGVDYGIFLMHRMREESVKGVEPEAAALTALRTTGGVIASAGVVLAATFAVLTTLPMVGLVELGFVIAVGVLLDTFLVRTYLVTTASVLLRRRVWWPGRLSRAPEPPAVAERGRVRSPA
- a CDS encoding response regulator: MTIRVLLADDQTLVREAFALLVESARDMEVVGQAASGRQAVRLARSERADLVVMDIRMPDLDGIEATRLIAADEDLAGVRVLVLTTYDTDENIVEALRAGASGFLVKDTRPAELLDAIRTVAAGESLLSPGPTARLIERFLRSPSAPRTGGPECLSDREREVLSLVARGLNNTEIAEALGLSPLTAKTHVSRIMGKLAARDRAQLVIVAYESGLVTPGSV
- a CDS encoding dihydrodipicolinate synthase family protein, encoding MTITPLTGVIPPVCTPLTPDREVDVPSLLRLVDHLVSGGVHGLFVLGSTSEAAYLTDAQRRRVVESVAAHVGGQLPVLAGAIDMTTARVLDHVAAVTAAGADAVVVTAPFYARTHPAEIARHYRAVAAASPVPVVAYDIPVAVHTKLPADVVLELAADGVLAALKDSSGDLAAFRQVVTGARSHQGITGFSVLTGSELIVDAALAVGADGTVPGLGNVDPHGYARLDRLCRAGEWAQARAEQERLCALFGLVTVGDPARMGPGSSAIGAFKAALHLRGVIDCPVTAEPQVPLSQDEVERVGTYLTAAGLL
- a CDS encoding ABC transporter permease; translated protein: MTAVLRILLRRVALLVPLMLGIVLFVFLVMRFSDVDPASAFFQGANPTPRQLHDFREEHGLLDPLPVRYADFVADLLHGDMGTSALTRAPVVDQVTTALPLTLQLTFLGLGVAVVLSLVGGVTAAIYRDRLPDQIIRVVSLTGVAAPGFWLALLMIQYLAVDLGWFPTGGYVNPADSFTGWLKTMTLPALALSLPVAAQLTRIVRTAVVEELDKDYVRTAIGSGLPPRVVVGRNVLRNALINPLTVLGLRVGYLLGGAVVIETIFSLPGMGKLMIDAVKNGDPAVVQGVVLTTAAGFVVVNLVIDVLYLLVNPRLRDATA
- a CDS encoding oligopeptide/dipeptide ABC transporter ATP-binding protein; the encoded protein is MTARPALVELSDAHVVHKARSGGLFTRDRVYALTGADLAIAPGETVGVVGESGCGKSTLAKVLVGVERPTRGTVSFRGRDLWTMPPAERRRAVGSSTGMIFQDPSTALNRRLTVRQILRDPLDVHDRGTKSERDARVRELMSLVGLPRALADALPGQLSGGQRQRVAIARALALDPDLVVADEPTSALDVSVRAQILNLLLDLKERLGLALVFVSHDIQTVRRMSDRVITMYLGRIVEESPAALVTDRARHPYTRALFSATPGLLDPIDPIPLAGPVPSATRPPSGCPFRTRCWKADGTCAQEMPGFSVASAPAHRFRCHHPVREDESTRDLVRRSDAMEAP